AAGATCCTTTCAAATGGTTGCTCTGGAATTATAAGGCAAACAAATCGTAGATCCATCTTGACAGCCGAAGAATATTAAAAGACCCTCCCCGGCTCAAAAAAATATCGTTACACACGCTTACCAAAGGGACACGTCTGTCTTGCCCAAGTCCGACCAATCAAACGAGGTAGGGCTGGCGCATTGGCTGAGTTCGGCGCCAAGATTTCAGCAAGCCTGGCTGATCTTATCGTTGAATAAGTTTGCACAACGCTTCGATAGCAAAACATGGCGGCAAAGTCTGCAAAGGTTATCCAGTCTCATTCCGATGGGCTTCAATGCTCGGCTAAAGGAAAAATCAGCCAGTGGGATGCAAATGAACCGGGTCATATTTAAAGCCTGTGCATATGAAGCCGATTTGTGAAAGACAGAACCCTCGGCTGACAAAAGATGACATACAAAGCATACATTAAAATTATAAAAAAATTACAAACAATGGAAATATTTTCTTGACAATTGTCGACAAACGACTTAAGGATTAGTGTAATTTAAAAATAACCCTACGATTGTAAAAATAAAATACCATCGAGTCGTAAAGAGGGGAACATACATAAGGATAAATAAATGGAAATTGTCAGTGTAACGGAAAGCCTTGTACAACACCTCAGAGAACAAATAATTGCAGGTGTTTTTGAGCCTGGGCAGCGCCTTAGCGAAGTGGAATTGTCATCTAAATTCGGCACGAGCCGTTCCCCTTTACGTGAGGCATTCCGGGTTTTGGTCAGTGAACATTTGGTCGATTTTCGGCCTAGGAAAGGAACTTTCGTTACAGATATATCCGTTCAGAACTGCAAGGAAATCTATGAAGCAAGAGAAATGCTGGAGTGTTTTTCAATCAGCCAGTTGAAATTAAAAAAAATCAGGAAATTACCGAAAGTTGCTCATGCTCTTGAATTGGCTTCAAAATTAAAAATGCCGAAGACTCAAGATCCGACTGAAAAATTTGTCTATTTAAAAAAAATAGCCGATTTTCATATCAAACTTGTCGAATCGATAGGCAATTCAAGGTTAAACGCTTTTCACATGGCCA
Above is a window of Desulfotignum balticum DSM 7044 DNA encoding:
- a CDS encoding GntR family transcriptional regulator, yielding MEIVSVTESLVQHLREQIIAGVFEPGQRLSEVELSSKFGTSRSPLREAFRVLVSEHLVDFRPRKGTFVTDISVQNCKEIYEAREMLECFSISQLKLKKIRKLPKVAHALELASKLKMPKTQDPTEKFVYLKKIADFHIKLVESIGNSRLNAFHMAIFPSLARYQSFYVFIEGLMEESQYAHQEILDLIEDGNYSKASEVIRQHIRFWPNLITKILNKKGIYQ